A window of the Cloacibacillus sp. An23 genome harbors these coding sequences:
- the pgm gene encoding phosphoglucomutase (alpha-D-glucose-1,6-bisphosphate-dependent) encodes MEKRPEINIPRLMAAYYTEHPDAREKDQRVAFGTSGHRGSSLKRSFNEDHIAAVSQAICEYRAGRGIAGPLFMGMDTHALSEAALRTAAEVFAANGVELRMQEGFTYTPTPVVSHAILTWNAAKHGTTADGVVITPSHNPPSDGGFKYNPPSGGPAGTDVTKWIENRANEILGEGLKSVKRMSFERAVKAPNAGFVDYIEGYVSGLGEIIKMDAIAASGLKIGADPLGGSGIYFWEPIAERYGLDIEVVNKTVDPTFSFMPLDHDGKVRMDCSSPWAMAKLVALKDKYDIAFGNDPDYDRHGIVTRAGLMKPNAYLAVAIEYLFTHRPLWSAEAMAGKTLVSSSIIDRAAAGVGRKVYEVPVGFKWFVDGLLSGSLAFGGEESAGASFLRMDGSAWSTDKDGFIMSLLAAEITAVTGKTPSELYDAMTARYGAPCYSRKDAPATREEKEKLKKLSPADVTAETLAGDKITAKLTNAPGNGAPIDGLKVTTENGWFAARPSGTEDIYKIYAESFKGEEHLAKINEEARAIVAKAIA; translated from the coding sequence ATGGAAAAACGTCCAGAGATAAATATCCCGAGACTCATGGCGGCCTACTACACCGAGCATCCGGACGCGCGCGAAAAAGACCAGCGCGTCGCCTTCGGCACGTCCGGTCACCGCGGCTCGTCGCTCAAGCGCAGCTTCAACGAAGACCACATAGCGGCTGTCTCGCAGGCGATATGCGAGTACCGAGCGGGGCGCGGCATAGCGGGGCCGCTCTTCATGGGCATGGACACGCACGCGCTCTCGGAGGCTGCGCTGCGCACCGCGGCGGAGGTATTCGCCGCGAACGGCGTCGAGCTGCGTATGCAGGAGGGGTTCACATATACGCCGACGCCGGTCGTCTCGCACGCGATACTGACGTGGAACGCCGCGAAACACGGCACGACAGCCGACGGCGTCGTCATCACGCCCTCGCACAACCCGCCTTCGGACGGCGGATTCAAGTACAACCCGCCGAGCGGAGGCCCGGCCGGGACTGACGTTACGAAATGGATAGAAAACCGCGCGAACGAGATACTCGGAGAGGGGCTCAAGTCCGTGAAGCGCATGTCCTTCGAGCGAGCGGTCAAAGCGCCGAACGCCGGCTTCGTGGACTACATAGAGGGCTACGTCTCCGGCCTCGGCGAGATAATAAAGATGGACGCGATAGCGGCCTCGGGGCTCAAAATAGGCGCGGACCCGCTCGGCGGCTCGGGCATATATTTCTGGGAGCCGATAGCGGAGAGATACGGTCTCGACATCGAGGTAGTAAACAAGACGGTGGACCCGACTTTCTCCTTCATGCCGCTCGACCACGACGGCAAGGTGCGCATGGACTGCTCTTCGCCGTGGGCGATGGCGAAGCTCGTCGCGCTGAAGGACAAATACGACATAGCATTCGGCAACGACCCGGACTACGACCGCCACGGCATAGTGACGCGCGCGGGGCTGATGAAGCCGAACGCCTACCTCGCCGTCGCGATAGAATACCTTTTCACGCACAGGCCGCTCTGGAGCGCTGAGGCGATGGCCGGCAAGACGCTCGTATCGAGCTCCATAATAGACCGCGCCGCCGCCGGCGTGGGGCGCAAAGTCTACGAAGTCCCCGTCGGCTTCAAGTGGTTCGTCGACGGCCTGCTCTCCGGCTCTCTCGCCTTCGGAGGCGAGGAGAGCGCCGGAGCGTCGTTCCTCCGCATGGACGGGAGCGCGTGGAGCACAGACAAGGACGGATTCATAATGAGCCTGCTCGCGGCGGAAATCACCGCCGTGACCGGAAAGACGCCCTCCGAGCTCTACGACGCGATGACGGCGCGCTACGGCGCGCCCTGCTACTCGCGCAAGGACGCGCCCGCGACGCGCGAGGAAAAGGAAAAATTAAAGAAACTCTCCCCCGCCGACGTGACGGCGGAAACTCTCGCCGGAGACAAAATCACGGCGAAGCTGACGAACGCGCCCGGCAACGGAGCGCCGATAGACGGCCTCAAGGTGACGACGGAAAACGGCTGGTTCGCGGCCCGTCCCTCCGGCACGGAGGACATTTACAAAATCT
- a CDS encoding glycine/sarcosine/betaine reductase component B subunit, producing the protein MKLEIGKFMVKDIVFGEKTAYSNGILTVDKDDALACVREDKHITDADLKIVHPGDMVRLCPVKDSVEFRCKVSGGEGAYPGVTSPLGQAGMGRTHVLDGVTLLSVGKHWGGFQDGLIDMGGPYQHYTIWGDMPNLVLVADTDELDEQREQQKRNHAIRWATLRLAEHIAECVRDMEPEEIDTYELPPITDRSEDVKKLPGVVYVLQPQTQMEALGYNTLIYGWDGNRMLPTLMHPNELLDGCMVSGSFMPSSSKISTYEFSTNPMIKRLYAQHGKTINFLGVIMSTLNPKMEEKQRCVQMAGQIAVAIGAQGAVVAEEGYGNPDVDYTAMLVELERLGIKTIGLSDEATGRDGASQPLVSMNPATDALVTTGNVSQFYEMPAMEVIGELEALARDGNSGGWEGCINPDGSCVMENNGMFCANHISGYSRRSCADF; encoded by the coding sequence ATGAAGCTGGAAATCGGAAAATTCATGGTCAAAGACATAGTCTTTGGCGAGAAGACCGCTTACAGCAACGGAATCCTCACAGTCGACAAGGACGACGCTCTCGCGTGCGTCCGCGAGGACAAGCACATCACCGACGCCGACCTCAAGATCGTACACCCCGGCGATATGGTGAGGCTCTGCCCCGTCAAGGATTCCGTGGAGTTCCGCTGCAAAGTCAGCGGAGGCGAAGGCGCCTATCCCGGCGTGACCTCGCCGCTCGGACAGGCCGGCATGGGCCGCACCCACGTCCTCGACGGCGTGACGCTCCTTTCCGTCGGCAAACACTGGGGAGGCTTCCAGGACGGCCTCATCGACATGGGCGGCCCCTACCAGCACTACACGATCTGGGGCGACATGCCCAACCTCGTGCTCGTCGCCGACACCGACGAACTTGACGAGCAGCGCGAGCAGCAGAAGCGCAACCACGCCATCCGCTGGGCGACGCTCCGCCTCGCCGAGCACATCGCCGAGTGCGTGCGCGACATGGAGCCTGAGGAGATAGACACCTACGAGCTGCCGCCGATAACCGACCGCAGCGAAGATGTCAAGAAGCTTCCCGGCGTCGTCTACGTGCTCCAGCCGCAGACTCAGATGGAAGCCCTCGGCTACAACACGCTCATCTACGGATGGGACGGCAACAGGATGCTCCCGACGCTCATGCACCCGAACGAGCTGCTCGACGGCTGCATGGTCTCCGGAAGCTTCATGCCGAGCTCCTCTAAGATCTCGACCTACGAGTTCTCGACCAACCCGATGATCAAGCGCCTTTACGCGCAGCACGGCAAGACGATCAACTTCCTCGGCGTAATCATGTCCACGCTGAACCCGAAGATGGAAGAGAAGCAGCGCTGCGTGCAGATGGCGGGACAGATAGCCGTCGCGATAGGCGCGCAGGGCGCGGTCGTCGCCGAAGAAGGCTACGGCAACCCCGATGTCGACTACACGGCCATGCTCGTCGAGCTCGAGCGCCTCGGCATCAAGACGATAGGCCTTTCTGACGAAGCGACGGGACGCGACGGAGCCTCGCAGCCGCTCGTTTCGATGAACCCGGCTACCGACGCCCTCGTCACCACCGGCAACGTCTCGCAGTTCTACGAGATGCCCGCGATGGAAGTCATCGGAGAACTCGAGGCCCTCGCGCGCGACGGAAACTCCGGCGGCTGGGAAGGCTGCATCAACCCGGACGGCAGCTGCGTGATGGAGAACAACGGAATGTTCTGCGCCAACCACATCAGCGGCTACTCGCGCAGAAGCTGCGCCGATTTCTAA
- a CDS encoding glycine/betaine/sarcosine/D-proline family reductase selenoprotein B produces MKAIHYINQFFGQVGGEDAADSKPIFHDGIIGCSMMLNGMMPDIEVTNTIVCGDNYITNHTDEALKEIFEWLDKKEFDIFFAGPAFMAGRYGVGCGIICKAVKERYNVPVLSSMNEENPGVAEYKADMYIFKGGRKATFMKNDLTAMAKFAEKIAKGEQLLPAAEEGYFPRGIRSEIPAPGNVMAADRVIDMLIKKLNGEPFQTELVIPKTDKVPPAPAVKDLSQCTIALVSSSGVVPLDNPDHIQSASATKWGKYNIAGKDCLPSTEYKTIHAGFDPAAMCAVPDRGIPVDAMRYFEKQGKFKKLYDYYYVTVGTGTTQNYAAKFGKEIAAELHAAGVDAVILTATUGTCTRCGATMAREIERTGIPVVVMANLIDVAKTVGSNRIVPTVSVPYPLGDPTLSKEEEWALRTHRVEVALDALTKEVEGPTVFKI; encoded by the coding sequence ATGAAGGCTATACATTATATCAACCAGTTCTTCGGACAGGTCGGCGGAGAGGACGCGGCGGACAGCAAGCCGATATTCCACGACGGGATAATCGGATGCTCGATGATGCTCAACGGCATGATGCCGGACATCGAAGTCACGAACACCATCGTCTGCGGAGACAACTACATCACCAACCACACCGACGAAGCCCTCAAAGAGATATTCGAGTGGCTCGATAAGAAAGAGTTCGACATCTTCTTCGCCGGCCCCGCGTTCATGGCGGGACGCTACGGAGTAGGCTGCGGCATCATCTGCAAAGCCGTCAAAGAGCGCTACAACGTCCCCGTCCTCAGCTCGATGAACGAGGAAAACCCCGGCGTCGCCGAATACAAGGCCGATATGTACATCTTCAAGGGCGGACGCAAGGCCACCTTCATGAAGAACGACCTCACCGCTATGGCGAAATTTGCCGAGAAGATAGCGAAAGGCGAGCAGCTCCTTCCCGCGGCCGAGGAAGGATACTTCCCGCGCGGGATCCGCAGCGAGATCCCGGCCCCCGGCAACGTCATGGCCGCCGACCGCGTCATCGACATGCTCATCAAGAAGCTCAACGGAGAACCTTTCCAGACAGAGCTCGTCATCCCGAAGACCGACAAGGTCCCGCCGGCGCCCGCCGTTAAAGACCTCAGCCAGTGCACGATAGCGCTCGTCTCTTCGAGCGGCGTCGTACCCCTCGACAACCCGGACCATATCCAGAGCGCTTCCGCGACGAAGTGGGGCAAGTACAACATCGCCGGCAAGGACTGCCTGCCGTCTACGGAGTACAAGACGATACACGCCGGATTCGACCCCGCGGCCATGTGCGCAGTTCCCGACCGCGGCATCCCCGTGGACGCGATGCGCTACTTCGAGAAGCAGGGCAAGTTCAAGAAACTCTACGACTACTACTATGTAACGGTCGGAACAGGCACGACCCAGAACTACGCCGCCAAGTTCGGTAAAGAGATCGCCGCGGAGCTCCACGCAGCGGGAGTTGACGCCGTGATCCTCACCGCCACCTGAGGAACCTGTACTCGTTGCGGTGCAACGATGGCAAGAGAAATCGAGCGTACAGGCATTCCCGTGGTCGTCATGGCCAACCTTATCGACGTCGCGAAGACGGTTGGCTCCAACAGGATAGTCCCGACGGTTTCCGTCCCCTATCCGCTCGGAGACCCGACCCTCTCGAAAGAAGAAGAGTGGGCGCTCCGCACCCACCGCGTAGAAGTCGCTCTCGACGCGCTTACGAAAGAAGTCGAGGGACCGACGGTATTCAAGATATAA